A region of Pyxidicoccus parkwaysis DNA encodes the following proteins:
- a CDS encoding efflux RND transporter permease subunit yields the protein MSASHGEGHGSHEAKERARDEEMVQKTHNTARYFTEQRQVAWVFLLFTLVWGVYGYLKMPKAKDPVIAVRVAVATCIWPGAEAEKIEQLVTRKIEQKISENASVEKVESISRTSLSVVYVTLKDDVTDRAREFDDIQGRLNSIRDLPSGAGPVNFLKDFGDTATLMLTVASPKVNDVELELRSRSLSRAIEAVRASAPSSGPRATVVVSFPPDINAASMQRLGDEARRFFESLSDSRDARLIQSPGFIGVDVATSLTDEALLASLRGFAQDHLSLSELHPDVWRPIVVRAPVDARARLEESAGDRYSYRQLDDFTDTLQRHLQRLPIVSKVTRTGVLPERIFLEYSQERLASYGLQQSGLANLLAARNITAPGGIVEVGGKSVTIDPSGELSSETQLGDIVATTSANGAPVYLRDLVDVRRDYQSPARFLNYLHVRDAQGHFIRSRAITLAINMRPGAQISEFGTAVDAELAQVQKLLPEDLVIRRTSDQPLQVRENVSLFMSSLYEAIILVVLVALVGFWEWRTALLLALSIPITLAMTFGLMHAFGVDLQQISIASLIIALGLLVDDPVVASDAIKHSLTQGWKPRVAAWLGPTKLATAILFATITNIAAYLPFLSLPGDTGRFIRTLPIVLTLSLVASRIVSMTFIPLLGSAILRAPDFREPTREERRSRGFARRYYQVVGWAIDHRLTVLAVSLVLLVLGGVAGRGVRSAFFPKDLSYLSYVDVWLPEDATLAATRDTAREAARVIEEVSAEFGKEHPGEDGKPSDILESVTEFAGGGGPRFWFSVAPEQQQLNYAQLVVQVRNKEHTRELVPLLQERLSRTIPGARIDVRELETGKPVGIPVSLRISGEDIGQLRAIAEKAKAILRATPGSARTRDDWGSDTFSVKLEVDPDRANLAGVTNLDVATSSAVAMNGVTVGQLREGTHQIDIVARLRAEERAQLGDIENLYVSSRTSTQKVPLRQVSRVAYSLQTEKIRRRNQFRTITVSTFPQHGVLASEVMKAAKPELEKLSQSLPPGYTLEVGGEAEEQVKSFSSMAVVLLMLIVAIYVALVVQFKNALKPLVVYAALPFGAVAALVSLAVMGAPFSFMAFLGVISLMGVIVSHIIVLFDYIEEAHERGEPLREALLDAGLMRLRPVLVTVGATVLGLIPLAMHGGPLWQPLCYAQIGGLTVATVLTLLLVPVLYTVFVRDLRWIEWKPPAA from the coding sequence GTGAGCGCCTCGCACGGAGAGGGCCACGGCTCGCACGAGGCGAAGGAGCGCGCCCGTGACGAGGAGATGGTCCAGAAGACGCACAACACCGCGCGCTACTTCACCGAGCAGCGCCAGGTGGCGTGGGTGTTCCTCCTCTTCACGCTGGTGTGGGGCGTCTACGGCTACCTGAAGATGCCAAAGGCGAAGGACCCGGTCATCGCGGTCCGCGTGGCCGTGGCCACGTGCATCTGGCCCGGCGCCGAGGCGGAGAAAATCGAGCAGCTCGTCACCCGCAAAATCGAGCAGAAGATTTCGGAGAACGCCTCCGTCGAGAAGGTGGAGTCCATCAGTCGCACCAGCCTGTCCGTCGTCTACGTCACGCTGAAGGACGACGTGACGGACCGGGCTCGCGAGTTCGACGACATCCAGGGCCGACTCAACAGCATCCGCGATTTGCCGAGCGGCGCCGGGCCGGTGAACTTCCTCAAGGACTTCGGCGACACCGCGACGCTGATGCTCACGGTGGCCAGCCCCAAGGTCAACGACGTGGAGCTGGAGCTGCGCTCGCGCTCCCTCTCTCGGGCCATCGAGGCAGTGCGTGCGTCCGCGCCCTCCTCCGGACCGCGCGCCACGGTGGTGGTCAGCTTCCCGCCCGACATCAACGCCGCCTCCATGCAGCGCCTGGGCGACGAGGCGCGGCGCTTCTTCGAGAGCCTCTCCGACTCGCGCGATGCCCGGCTCATCCAGAGCCCCGGCTTCATCGGCGTGGACGTGGCGACGTCCCTCACCGACGAGGCACTCCTGGCGAGCCTCCGAGGCTTCGCGCAGGACCACCTGAGCCTCTCCGAGCTGCACCCCGACGTGTGGCGCCCCATCGTCGTGCGCGCCCCCGTCGACGCCCGGGCCCGTCTGGAGGAGAGCGCGGGAGACCGCTACAGCTACCGCCAGCTCGACGACTTCACGGACACGCTCCAGCGTCACCTCCAGCGGCTGCCCATCGTGTCCAAGGTGACGCGCACGGGCGTGCTGCCGGAGCGCATCTTCCTGGAGTACTCGCAGGAGCGGCTCGCGTCCTACGGCCTCCAGCAGTCCGGGCTCGCCAACCTCCTCGCCGCGCGCAACATCACCGCGCCCGGCGGCATCGTCGAAGTCGGCGGGAAGTCCGTCACCATCGACCCGTCGGGCGAGCTGAGCAGCGAGACGCAGCTCGGCGACATCGTGGCCACCACCAGCGCCAACGGCGCTCCGGTGTACCTGCGTGATCTGGTGGACGTGCGGCGCGACTACCAGAGCCCCGCGCGCTTCCTCAACTACCTGCACGTGCGCGATGCGCAGGGTCACTTCATCCGCTCGCGCGCCATCACCCTGGCCATCAACATGCGGCCGGGAGCGCAGATCTCCGAGTTCGGTACCGCCGTGGACGCGGAGCTGGCGCAAGTCCAGAAGCTGCTCCCCGAGGACCTCGTCATCCGCCGCACCTCCGACCAGCCGCTCCAGGTGCGGGAGAACGTCAGCCTGTTCATGTCGTCGCTCTACGAAGCCATCATCCTGGTGGTGCTCGTCGCGCTGGTGGGCTTCTGGGAGTGGCGGACGGCGCTGCTGCTCGCCCTCTCCATCCCCATCACCCTCGCGATGACCTTCGGACTGATGCACGCGTTCGGCGTGGACCTGCAGCAGATCTCCATCGCCTCGCTCATCATCGCGCTGGGCCTGCTGGTGGATGACCCGGTGGTGGCGAGTGACGCCATCAAGCACTCGCTGACGCAGGGGTGGAAGCCTCGCGTGGCCGCGTGGCTGGGGCCGACGAAGCTGGCCACGGCCATCCTCTTCGCCACCATCACCAACATCGCCGCGTATCTGCCCTTCCTCTCGCTGCCGGGCGACACGGGCCGCTTCATCCGCACGCTGCCCATCGTCCTCACGCTGTCGCTCGTCGCGTCGCGCATCGTGTCGATGACGTTCATCCCGTTGCTGGGCTCCGCCATCCTCCGCGCGCCGGACTTCCGCGAGCCCACGCGGGAGGAGCGCCGCTCACGCGGCTTCGCGCGGCGCTACTACCAGGTCGTCGGCTGGGCCATCGACCACCGGCTCACAGTGCTCGCCGTGTCGCTGGTGCTCCTCGTGCTCGGCGGTGTGGCGGGCAGAGGGGTGCGCTCCGCCTTCTTTCCGAAGGACCTCTCGTACCTGTCCTATGTGGACGTCTGGCTGCCCGAGGACGCCACGCTCGCGGCCACACGGGACACCGCGCGCGAGGCGGCCCGGGTCATCGAGGAGGTCTCCGCCGAGTTCGGCAAGGAGCACCCGGGCGAGGACGGCAAGCCTTCCGACATCCTCGAGTCGGTGACGGAGTTCGCCGGAGGCGGCGGCCCGCGCTTCTGGTTCTCCGTGGCGCCGGAGCAACAACAGCTCAACTACGCGCAGCTCGTCGTCCAGGTGAGGAACAAGGAGCACACGCGCGAGCTGGTGCCCCTGCTGCAAGAGCGTCTGTCCCGCACCATCCCCGGCGCCCGCATCGACGTGCGCGAATTGGAGACGGGCAAGCCGGTGGGCATCCCCGTGTCCCTGCGCATCTCCGGCGAGGACATCGGCCAGTTGCGCGCCATCGCCGAGAAGGCCAAGGCCATCCTCCGCGCTACACCGGGCTCCGCGCGCACTCGCGACGACTGGGGCAGCGACACGTTCTCCGTGAAGCTGGAGGTGGACCCGGACCGCGCCAACCTCGCCGGTGTCACCAACCTGGACGTGGCCACGTCCTCCGCTGTCGCCATGAATGGCGTCACCGTGGGCCAGCTCCGTGAGGGCACGCATCAAATCGACATCGTCGCGCGCCTGCGTGCCGAGGAGCGGGCTCAACTGGGCGACATCGAGAACCTCTACGTCAGCTCGCGCACCAGCACGCAGAAGGTGCCGCTGCGCCAGGTGTCGCGCGTGGCGTACTCGCTCCAGACGGAGAAGATTCGCCGCCGCAACCAGTTCCGCACCATTACCGTGTCCACCTTCCCCCAGCACGGCGTGCTCGCTTCCGAGGTGATGAAGGCCGCGAAGCCGGAGTTGGAGAAGCTGAGCCAGAGCCTGCCCCCGGGCTACACGCTGGAGGTGGGCGGCGAGGCCGAGGAGCAGGTGAAGAGCTTCTCGAGCATGGCGGTGGTGCTGCTCATGCTCATCGTCGCCATCTACGTGGCGCTCGTCGTCCAGTTCAAGAACGCCCTCAAGCCGCTGGTCGTCTACGCCGCCCTGCCCTTCGGCGCCGTGGCCGCGCTGGTGTCGCTGGCCGTCATGGGCGCGCCGTTCAGCTTCATGGCCTTCCTCGGCGTCATCAGCCTGATGGGCGTCATCGTCAGCCACATCATCGTGCTCTTCGACTACATCGAAGAGGCACACGAGCGCGGCGAGCCGCTGCGCGAGGCGCTGCTCGACGCGGGGCTGATGCGATTGAGGCCCGTGCTCGTGACGGTGGGCGCCACCGTGCTGGGCCTGATTCCCCTGGCCATGCACGGTGGCCCGCTGTGGCAGCCGCTCTGCTACGCGCAGATTGGTGGCCTCACCGTGGCCACCGTGCTGACGCTGCTGCTCGTGCCCGTCCTCTACACCGTGTTCGTGCGCGACCTGCGGTGGATTGAGTGGAAGCCACCGGCCGCGTGA
- a CDS encoding helix-turn-helix domain-containing protein, translating into MRSAPVPSFSLWRPPLLPDVQVVRVEEDSRLWSGHSIQYAITVTYAGAFDFWYRKREWTLGPGRQLKLKEPGEVHRDLRVHAPVTAQSVAFTPRLVDEAARQLGLPASPHLRATLSRGTGRCEAAALALHAALARRSSDRLECESLLTETLDALLTEYAERPPATRCPSHRPAVLRVRDFLYARFTENVGLEALASSVDLNRFHLLRMFRAEFGLPPHDFVTHLRVARARTLLAQGMAAGDVAAEVGLYDQSQLNRHFKRIVGVTPGQYARAVCQ; encoded by the coding sequence ATGCGGAGTGCTCCCGTCCCCTCGTTCTCCCTCTGGCGCCCACCCCTGCTTCCGGACGTGCAGGTGGTGCGCGTGGAGGAGGACTCGCGGCTGTGGTCCGGCCACTCCATCCAGTACGCCATCACCGTGACGTACGCGGGGGCCTTCGACTTCTGGTACCGCAAGCGTGAGTGGACCCTCGGGCCGGGACGACAGCTCAAGCTCAAGGAGCCGGGCGAGGTCCACCGCGACCTCCGCGTGCATGCGCCCGTCACCGCGCAGTCCGTGGCCTTCACGCCCCGGCTCGTGGACGAGGCCGCGCGACAGCTCGGCCTCCCTGCTTCACCACACCTGCGCGCCACATTGAGCCGGGGTACGGGACGCTGCGAGGCCGCCGCGCTCGCCCTGCACGCGGCGCTCGCGCGGCGCTCTTCGGACCGACTGGAGTGCGAGTCGCTGCTGACGGAGACGCTCGATGCGCTGCTCACGGAGTATGCGGAGCGCCCGCCCGCGACGAGGTGTCCTTCACACCGGCCCGCGGTGCTGCGAGTCCGCGACTTCCTGTACGCGCGCTTCACGGAGAACGTAGGCCTGGAGGCGCTCGCGAGCAGCGTGGACCTGAATCGCTTCCACCTGCTCCGCATGTTCCGCGCGGAGTTCGGTCTGCCGCCCCATGACTTCGTCACGCACCTGCGCGTCGCGCGGGCCCGCACGCTGCTGGCCCAGGGCATGGCCGCCGGAGACGTCGCCGCCGAGGTGGGGCTCTATGACCAGAGCCAGCTCAACCGGCACTTCAAGCGCATCGTCGGAGTCACGCCGGGCCAGTACGCCCGCGCCGTGTGCCAGTGA
- a CDS encoding lipase family protein translates to MATRISTQKPTSSAAATQRTGDASVSKDSRFSNDFKQWLQTHGYGKYAFAQGNVPAFGGKRTPGEKVTKEPVIFIHGNSDSAAGWKGSIETFSKNGYKPSELYAMTWGPANPLQAANQHHSQEYLEEVRAFIQAVKEYTGAKKVDVIGHSMGVTLARKAIQGGDGFDPYAHSKFNLGKPLTDSVDTFVGIAGANHGLAAALWTGDMVPTTNRTSGLHPDSAILKDLNAVNHDEGEHVYSIWSNVDEVVGVGLAGFTSPIPGQDGAKVYNTFPYGHMGLKNLTGEEQLAMVRDHQVR, encoded by the coding sequence ATGGCGACGCGCATCTCGACGCAGAAGCCCACCTCCAGTGCGGCCGCGACGCAGCGGACGGGTGACGCGAGCGTCTCCAAGGACTCCCGTTTCTCGAACGACTTCAAGCAGTGGCTGCAGACGCACGGCTACGGCAAGTACGCCTTCGCCCAGGGCAACGTGCCCGCGTTCGGCGGCAAGCGCACCCCGGGCGAGAAGGTGACGAAGGAGCCCGTCATCTTCATCCACGGCAACTCCGACAGCGCCGCCGGCTGGAAGGGCTCCATCGAGACCTTCTCGAAGAATGGCTACAAGCCCTCGGAGCTGTACGCGATGACGTGGGGGCCGGCGAATCCCCTCCAGGCCGCGAACCAGCACCACTCGCAGGAGTACCTGGAGGAGGTGCGCGCGTTCATCCAGGCCGTGAAGGAATACACGGGCGCGAAGAAGGTGGATGTCATTGGCCACTCCATGGGCGTGACGCTCGCGCGCAAGGCCATCCAGGGCGGCGACGGCTTCGACCCGTACGCCCACAGCAAGTTCAACCTGGGCAAGCCGCTGACGGACAGCGTGGACACCTTCGTGGGAATCGCGGGCGCCAACCACGGGCTGGCCGCGGCGCTGTGGACGGGGGACATGGTGCCCACCACGAACCGGACCAGCGGACTGCATCCGGACTCGGCCATTCTCAAGGACCTCAACGCCGTGAACCACGACGAGGGCGAGCACGTCTACAGCATCTGGTCCAACGTGGACGAGGTGGTGGGCGTGGGCCTCGCGGGCTTCACCTCGCCCATTCCCGGGCAGGACGGCGCGAAGGTCTACAACACCTTCCCCTACGGCCACATGGGCCTGAAGAACCTCACGGGCGAGGAGCAGCTCGCCATGGTCCGCGACCATCAGGTCCGCTGA
- a CDS encoding alpha/beta hydrolase family protein has translation MSRRRHIEGISTALVLACGLLTGTGCDGDDSKPPDDSPSLPTHTRVDNASLDVLPGVYPNAVDLSGTGTFEVAVLGAEGLDVSDLDPAQATLWDAKEEKKVSAVGTAPSRDVDGDGRLDALFTFSLPALKQAGVLTAETGRVVFRGKTRGGTEVSAQDGLFDAQHLVTRLPEPTGSFAVGTLEYAWTDGSREEWLTTEAGDFREVKVRLWYPAITRPQAQPAPYFLQPLEGELFATQGGLSSQVFSFVLAHSVRGAALPEGSERFPVVLLSHGYGSATALSSVAAEELASHGYVVAAISHPHSSSALVFPDGRVVSDVVEISPAQPDLNRRVQDLWTADARFVLDQLTRLDTADAQGRFTGRLDLTRVGMFGHSFGGSTAGEACRTDARVKAGLNMDGTFFGNLDAEVRVPFLLMNSEEATVDPSRARFFEHLRAIGYDVSFEGAGHFSFTDLGLALPLLQHYAPRTDAEDYQLGTLDAARAPMLVKAYVLAFFDKHLRELPAPLLDGPSAQNPEVELVLHAP, from the coding sequence GTGTCGAGGCGTCGTCACATCGAGGGAATCAGCACCGCGCTGGTGCTGGCGTGCGGGCTGCTGACGGGAACGGGCTGCGACGGGGATGACTCGAAGCCGCCGGATGATTCGCCCTCGCTGCCCACGCACACCCGGGTCGACAATGCCTCGCTCGACGTGCTCCCCGGTGTGTACCCCAATGCCGTGGACCTCTCGGGCACGGGGACCTTCGAGGTCGCGGTGCTCGGCGCCGAGGGCCTGGACGTGAGTGACCTGGACCCGGCGCAGGCCACGCTATGGGACGCGAAGGAGGAGAAGAAGGTCTCCGCCGTGGGAACGGCGCCCTCGCGCGACGTGGATGGAGATGGCCGGCTCGATGCCCTCTTCACCTTCTCCCTTCCCGCGCTGAAGCAGGCGGGAGTGCTGACGGCGGAGACGGGGCGCGTCGTGTTCCGGGGGAAGACGCGCGGCGGCACCGAGGTGTCCGCGCAGGATGGCCTGTTCGACGCGCAGCACCTCGTGACGCGGCTCCCGGAGCCGACGGGCTCCTTCGCCGTGGGCACGCTCGAATACGCGTGGACGGATGGCTCGCGCGAGGAGTGGCTGACCACCGAGGCAGGAGACTTTCGCGAGGTGAAGGTGCGCCTCTGGTATCCGGCCATCACACGGCCCCAGGCGCAGCCCGCGCCGTACTTCCTCCAGCCGCTCGAAGGCGAGCTGTTCGCCACGCAGGGAGGACTGTCGTCCCAGGTCTTCAGCTTCGTCCTCGCCCACTCGGTGCGCGGCGCGGCACTGCCCGAGGGCTCGGAGCGCTTTCCCGTGGTGCTGCTGTCACATGGCTATGGCTCGGCGACCGCGCTCAGCTCCGTGGCCGCGGAGGAACTGGCCAGCCATGGGTACGTGGTGGCGGCCATCTCCCATCCACACAGCAGCAGCGCGCTCGTGTTCCCGGATGGCCGCGTGGTGAGCGACGTCGTCGAGATTTCACCGGCACAGCCCGACCTGAACCGGCGCGTACAGGACCTCTGGACGGCGGATGCGCGATTCGTTCTCGACCAACTCACCAGGCTCGACACTGCCGATGCACAGGGACGCTTCACCGGCCGGCTCGACCTGACGCGGGTGGGAATGTTCGGCCACTCGTTCGGCGGCTCCACCGCGGGCGAGGCCTGTCGCACGGATGCGCGCGTCAAGGCGGGGCTCAACATGGACGGGACGTTCTTCGGCAACCTGGACGCCGAGGTCCGCGTCCCCTTCCTGCTGATGAACAGCGAGGAGGCCACCGTCGACCCCAGCCGCGCCCGGTTCTTCGAGCACCTGCGCGCCATCGGCTACGACGTGAGCTTCGAGGGCGCCGGACACTTCTCCTTCACCGACCTGGGGCTCGCCCTGCCGCTCCTGCAACACTACGCGCCGAGGACGGACGCCGAGGACTATCAGCTCGGGACGCTCGACGCGGCGCGTGCGCCCATGCTGGTGAAGGCCTACGTGCTCGCCTTCTTCGACAAGCACCTGCGCGAGCTTCCCGCCCCGCTGCTGGACGGCCCCTCCGCGCAGAATCCGGAGGTGGAGCTCGTCCTGCACGCGCCGTGA
- a CDS encoding DUF4833 domain-containing protein: MFPKLGLSNLAVVALMAVVPLASAAEAPVPSPSAFFLSRSENRNQVHYALRLDEACRPVGTRPVQVYWRMLERGESEMEELLGVEQPVYGLEDAQPVDATAEGWRVRVRLRAYPSRPIDITTARVDGECQVQAWTKLGNSVSRLEHVFVKTSWPFSVDFVRLDGVSPEGQPVHELLRG; the protein is encoded by the coding sequence ATGTTTCCGAAGCTCGGGCTCAGCAACCTCGCAGTCGTCGCGCTGATGGCCGTCGTGCCCCTGGCCTCAGCAGCGGAGGCGCCCGTCCCGTCGCCCTCCGCCTTCTTCCTGTCCCGCAGCGAGAACCGGAACCAGGTCCACTACGCCCTGCGCCTGGACGAAGCCTGCCGCCCTGTCGGGACGCGTCCCGTGCAGGTGTACTGGCGGATGTTGGAGCGCGGCGAGTCGGAGATGGAGGAACTGCTCGGGGTCGAGCAACCCGTGTACGGGCTGGAGGACGCGCAGCCGGTCGACGCCACCGCCGAGGGCTGGCGGGTGCGGGTGCGTCTACGGGCCTATCCCTCGCGCCCCATCGACATCACCACCGCGCGAGTCGACGGCGAGTGCCAGGTCCAGGCCTGGACGAAGCTGGGCAACAGCGTCTCCCGGCTGGAGCACGTCTTCGTGAAGACGTCCTGGCCCTTCTCGGTCGACTTCGTGCGGCTGGATGGCGTCAGCCCGGAAGGACAGCCCGTCCATGAGCTGCTCCGCGGGTGA
- a CDS encoding metal-dependent hydrolase, whose product MTGIPVRGTLLLAACLLAAPVFAQAPKPKESGTPAHGSTGPRVTWLGHAAFEIVSPGGTRLLIDPWLTENPKTPAEWKQLARFGQEGEKPKAILVTHAHGDHAPDVPELARISGALVVSTGEHLRAMKIPEAQQYSVNAGGSFQLGDVTVHAVPAMHSTDPGGRPLGYVVTFADGRSLYHTGDTWLFGDMALIQELYHPDIILLTTGGGRWGLDPKTAALAVKKYFRPSLIIPMHFGTFEELSPEPEVRAAFANDKRVRFLTPGQATVL is encoded by the coding sequence ATGACTGGCATCCCTGTTCGCGGCACGCTGCTCCTGGCCGCGTGTCTGCTGGCCGCCCCTGTCTTCGCGCAGGCACCAAAGCCCAAGGAGAGCGGCACACCGGCCCATGGCTCCACGGGCCCGCGAGTGACGTGGCTCGGACACGCGGCGTTCGAGATTGTCTCCCCCGGAGGCACGCGGCTGCTCATCGACCCGTGGCTGACGGAGAACCCGAAGACGCCGGCTGAATGGAAGCAATTGGCTCGCTTCGGGCAGGAGGGCGAGAAGCCCAAGGCCATCCTGGTGACGCACGCGCACGGAGACCACGCACCGGACGTGCCCGAACTGGCCCGCATCAGCGGCGCGCTCGTGGTCAGCACCGGCGAGCACCTGCGCGCGATGAAGATTCCCGAGGCCCAGCAATACAGCGTCAACGCGGGCGGCTCATTCCAGCTCGGTGACGTCACGGTGCACGCGGTGCCGGCGATGCACTCGACGGACCCGGGTGGGCGGCCGCTCGGCTACGTGGTGACGTTCGCCGACGGGCGCTCGCTGTACCACACGGGCGACACCTGGCTCTTCGGAGACATGGCCCTCATCCAGGAGCTGTACCACCCGGACATCATCCTGCTCACCACCGGGGGCGGCCGCTGGGGGCTCGATCCGAAGACGGCGGCGCTCGCGGTGAAGAAGTACTTCCGCCCGTCGCTCATCATCCCCATGCACTTCGGCACCTTCGAGGAGCTCTCACCGGAGCCCGAGGTGCGCGCCGCCTTCGCCAATGACAAGCGCGTGCGCTTCCTCACGCCGGGACAGGCCACCGTGCTGTAA
- a CDS encoding TetR/AcrR family transcriptional regulator, translating into MARPRSGTKTPASTPEPDARERLIAAGYRVLSERGYDATTVKEVAKEAGVNQGLVHYYFGSKDALLLAVAKAARQKYMDELKRLREETPHEQLAAASFAWGEKLLKETPEQFRVRYELFAMGLHNKELKPAVAEMLQCVGEEVALTVAAVRNGEGAKPEPLDHHYAAIVKACVDGLSLHHLLDESFDPAPVYALLSRIVLESQGITSGKKPAARKPKVHARRGRVPSPRRRAPRAPRSR; encoded by the coding sequence ATGGCCCGTCCACGCAGCGGAACGAAGACGCCTGCCTCAACGCCGGAACCGGATGCCCGGGAGCGGCTCATCGCCGCGGGGTACCGCGTGCTCTCCGAGCGCGGGTACGACGCGACGACGGTGAAGGAGGTGGCGAAGGAGGCCGGGGTGAACCAGGGCCTGGTGCACTACTACTTCGGCAGCAAGGACGCGCTGCTGCTCGCCGTCGCGAAGGCGGCTCGCCAGAAGTACATGGACGAGCTGAAGCGCCTGCGAGAGGAGACGCCGCACGAGCAGCTCGCCGCCGCGAGCTTCGCCTGGGGCGAGAAGCTGCTGAAGGAGACGCCGGAGCAGTTCCGCGTGCGCTACGAGCTGTTCGCCATGGGGCTGCACAACAAGGAGCTCAAGCCCGCGGTGGCGGAGATGCTCCAGTGCGTGGGCGAGGAGGTGGCCCTCACCGTGGCCGCCGTCCGCAACGGCGAGGGCGCGAAGCCGGAGCCACTGGACCACCACTACGCGGCCATCGTGAAGGCGTGCGTGGACGGGCTGTCGCTGCACCACCTGCTCGACGAGAGCTTCGACCCCGCGCCCGTGTACGCGCTGCTGAGTCGCATCGTGCTGGAGAGCCAGGGCATCACCAGCGGGAAGAAGCCCGCGGCTCGCAAGCCGAAGGTGCATGCGCGGCGGGGCAGGGTGCCATCACCGCGCCGTCGTGCGCCGCGCGCGCCGCGCTCTCGCTGA
- a CDS encoding efflux RND transporter periplasmic adaptor subunit — protein sequence MSKPSQAAILAVASLILFACGRTPPPPQPATAVKVATVGTAETRSDARFSAEIQPATRVELAFKVGGYVDGIARVRDADGAWRLVQEGDTVKDGMELVTLRKTDFAQKLAEAQAALAQARATEEQAQINFDRTSKLVAQEVATPAQLDTARTQRDSAAGAAAVAMARVEEARTALADATLRSPLEGVVLKRAVEVGALAAPGTVAYSVAETRSVRVVFGVPDTLLPSVRLGAPQAVTTAAFPNQTFEGRISRIAPSADPKGRVFAVEVSIPNADQRLKPGMVAALALHHDGAPTPEQLLIPLSSVVRSPKNPQGFSVFVLDEAGGKPTAHLRDVELGEYLGSIIPVRKGLTAGERIVVTGASLLSDGEALEVIP from the coding sequence ATGTCGAAGCCGTCCCAGGCCGCCATCCTCGCGGTCGCGTCTCTCATTCTGTTCGCGTGCGGCCGCACGCCGCCTCCGCCCCAGCCCGCCACGGCGGTGAAGGTGGCTACCGTCGGCACGGCGGAGACGCGCTCCGACGCGCGCTTCTCCGCGGAGATTCAGCCCGCGACGCGCGTGGAGCTCGCGTTCAAGGTCGGTGGTTACGTCGACGGCATCGCCCGGGTCCGCGACGCGGATGGCGCGTGGCGGCTGGTGCAGGAAGGCGACACCGTGAAGGACGGCATGGAGCTGGTCACGCTGCGCAAGACGGACTTCGCGCAGAAGCTGGCCGAGGCCCAGGCCGCGCTCGCGCAGGCCCGCGCCACCGAGGAGCAGGCGCAGATCAACTTCGACCGCACCAGCAAGCTCGTCGCGCAGGAGGTGGCCACTCCCGCGCAGCTCGACACGGCCCGCACGCAGCGCGACAGCGCCGCAGGTGCCGCCGCCGTGGCCATGGCCCGTGTCGAGGAAGCCCGCACCGCCCTGGCCGACGCGACGCTGCGCTCACCGCTGGAGGGCGTGGTCCTCAAGCGCGCCGTCGAGGTAGGCGCCCTCGCCGCCCCCGGCACCGTCGCCTACTCCGTCGCGGAGACGCGCAGCGTCCGCGTCGTCTTCGGCGTCCCGGACACCCTCCTGCCGAGCGTGCGGCTGGGCGCGCCCCAGGCTGTCACCACAGCGGCCTTCCCAAACCAGACCTTCGAGGGACGCATCTCCCGCATCGCCCCATCGGCGGACCCGAAGGGCCGCGTCTTCGCGGTGGAGGTCTCCATCCCCAACGCGGACCAGCGCCTGAAGCCCGGCATGGTGGCGGCGCTGGCCCTGCACCATGACGGCGCGCCCACGCCCGAGCAGCTCCTCATTCCCCTCTCCTCGGTGGTGCGCTCGCCGAAGAATCCCCAGGGCTTCTCCGTCTTCGTCCTCGACGAGGCGGGCGGCAAGCCCACGGCCCACCTCCGGGACGTGGAATTGGGCGAGTACCTGGGCTCCATCATCCCCGTGCGCAAGGGACTGACGGCCGGCGAGCGCATCGTCGTCACCGGCGCCAGCCTCCTGTCCGACGGTGAAGCGCTCGAGGTGATTCCGTGA
- a CDS encoding MmcQ/YjbR family DNA-binding protein translates to MAIRGKRSTASERSTASKRSTASERSTASKRGKSGLTFDAVREMALTLPGMEEATSYGTPSFKVNKKFIARLHPDGESLVLKVDPEAREVLTRADPETFFFTEHYAGYPEYLLVRLSKVRREMLAKLLEEAWKKSASRRHLEAREKPAG, encoded by the coding sequence ATGGCGATACGGGGCAAGCGGAGCACGGCGAGCGAGCGGAGCACGGCGAGCAAACGAAGCACGGCGAGCGAGCGGAGCACTGCGAGCAAGCGCGGCAAGTCGGGCCTGACCTTCGATGCGGTGCGTGAAATGGCCCTGACGCTGCCCGGCATGGAAGAAGCCACGTCCTACGGCACACCATCATTCAAGGTGAACAAGAAGTTCATCGCACGACTGCACCCGGATGGAGAGTCGCTCGTCCTCAAGGTGGACCCCGAGGCCCGCGAGGTCCTCACCCGCGCCGACCCGGAGACCTTCTTCTTCACCGAACACTACGCCGGCTACCCGGAGTACCTGCTCGTCCGCCTGTCGAAGGTCCGCCGGGAGATGCTCGCGAAGCTCCTCGAGGAGGCATGGAAGAAGTCCGCTTCCCGACGTCATCTGGAGGCGCGGGAGAAGCCCGCCGGGTAG